In Campylobacteraceae bacterium, a single genomic region encodes these proteins:
- a CDS encoding GGDEF domain-containing protein produces MQDINPIVKDTLIGLRTKGKAATPNNYHKEFCIVSKKYKFSAKECSEFKKLVDRLSEAERNEIKNRNIETIEDLIPLLLNRISRKNMSNLSSIMSTALTPSISLELNDSLSKFSLKIGNEPALIFEDDIQKEMQDFINQRYEADKKIVKQKTEDIAKLVTLMGKYLNDAISSSNNSTSSVSNIKGKLQSINMSTNNLSELSKLQSKLIDAASSIEDEMMKVGKNFTSGKSQINALEQEISELKHELDDVKKESKYDHLTKLLTRKAYEVEVKNFESNYDRNSVFYALVFLDIDHFKKINDTYGHDAGDVVLSTFARILHKQTRKIDIIGRYGGEEFVCIVHYNSKDDLLHYLQRIKRIVHENDFIYKEDAINIRFSAGVVLRHDHESYEEAIQKADVLLYEAKTQGRDKIILEDGTVI; encoded by the coding sequence ATGCAAGATATAAACCCCATTGTAAAAGATACCTTGATTGGTTTACGTACAAAAGGCAAAGCAGCAACACCTAATAATTATCATAAAGAATTTTGTATCGTTTCAAAAAAATATAAATTTTCGGCTAAAGAATGTTCTGAATTTAAAAAGTTAGTTGATCGATTAAGTGAAGCAGAACGAAATGAAATTAAAAACAGAAACATTGAAACAATAGAAGATTTAATTCCTTTATTATTAAATAGAATATCAAGAAAAAATATGTCTAATCTTAGCTCCATAATGAGCACTGCATTAACCCCTTCAATTTCTTTAGAATTAAATGACTCTTTATCCAAGTTTTCTTTAAAAATCGGAAATGAACCCGCATTAATTTTTGAAGACGATATTCAAAAAGAAATGCAAGATTTTATTAATCAACGATATGAAGCAGATAAAAAAATAGTTAAACAAAAAACAGAAGACATTGCTAAACTGGTTACATTAATGGGGAAATATTTAAATGATGCAATTTCCAGTTCTAATAATTCAACATCATCTGTATCCAATATTAAGGGAAAATTGCAATCCATTAACATGAGTACAAATAATTTAAGTGAATTATCTAAATTACAATCAAAGTTAATTGATGCGGCAAGTTCTATTGAAGATGAAATGATGAAAGTAGGGAAAAACTTTACTTCAGGAAAAAGTCAAATCAATGCTTTAGAACAAGAGATTAGTGAGTTAAAACACGAATTAGATGATGTAAAAAAAGAAAGTAAATATGATCATTTAACCAAGTTGTTAACGCGAAAAGCTTATGAAGTAGAAGTTAAGAATTTTGAAAGTAACTACGATAGAAATTCTGTTTTTTATGCTCTTGTATTTTTAGACATTGATCATTTTAAAAAGATAAATGATACTTACGGACATGATGCTGGAGATGTAGTTTTATCCACTTTCGCAAGAATTTTACATAAACAAACAAGAAAAATTGATATCATTGGAAGATATGGTGGAGAAGAATTTGTTTGTATTGTTCATTACAATAGTAAAGATGATTTACTGCACTATTTACAAAGAATAAAACGTATTGTTCATGAAAATGATTTTATTTATAAAGAAGATGCTATTAATATTAGATTCTCAGCAGGAGTAGTATTAAGACATGATCATGAATCCTATGAAGAAGCTATCCAAAAAGCCGATGTATTATTATACGAAGCAAAAACACAAGGAAGAGACAAAATTATCTTAGAAGATGGCACTGTTATATAA
- a CDS encoding chemotaxis protein translates to MFFSNKKEIKNILEFLDKLELYMKNETNSINIKNDVKNKNLQVIEEKIAKIASLYLNQKKSDLQVYGEIMIACEKVSDGFTDDRISSISSDAKINYISKTLNKMSSKIDNAVGEVCERLHEYENQNYMNNVKEDLFRGGKLYDLLVGVNSLRTKVTLMLKDNYKDALRAQNDSEVLSKESSELSLSAMEQAKTIEETSASIEEIAANISQNRQTTKEMALIGQKVQESSSLGINLVSQTLTSMDEISIATKEASEAISIIAQIAFQTNILSLNAAVEAATAGEAGKGFAVVAQEVRSLANKSAEAAKIIDNLMNNLTAKTIEGKNTSQNLVNEYEVLNENIDETLRLIKQVETASQQQEIGITQINNAVSQIDLLTQKNQKVAQSVNDISLKSLSLAKETVFNMGEVQFEGKEKIFI, encoded by the coding sequence ATGTTTTTTTCAAATAAAAAAGAAATAAAGAATATACTTGAATTTTTAGATAAATTAGAATTGTATATGAAAAATGAGACAAATAGTATAAACATAAAAAATGATGTAAAGAATAAAAATCTACAAGTTATAGAAGAAAAAATAGCAAAGATTGCTTCTTTATATCTAAATCAAAAAAAATCAGACTTACAAGTATATGGTGAAATTATGATTGCTTGTGAAAAAGTTTCAGATGGTTTTACAGATGATAGAATTTCTAGTATTTCAAGTGATGCAAAAATCAATTACATTTCTAAAACTCTAAATAAAATGTCTTCAAAAATTGATAATGCTGTTGGTGAAGTATGTGAACGATTACATGAATATGAAAACCAAAATTATATGAATAATGTTAAAGAAGACCTTTTCCGAGGTGGAAAACTTTACGATTTATTAGTGGGAGTTAACTCCTTGCGAACAAAAGTAACGTTAATGTTAAAAGATAACTATAAGGATGCACTTAGAGCACAAAATGATTCTGAAGTTTTGTCTAAAGAATCAAGTGAATTATCTCTTTCTGCTATGGAACAGGCGAAAACAATTGAAGAAACATCGGCTTCTATTGAAGAGATTGCTGCAAATATCTCTCAAAACAGACAAACAACGAAAGAAATGGCATTAATTGGACAAAAAGTTCAAGAATCTTCTTCTTTGGGAATTAACTTGGTTTCTCAAACTCTTACTTCAATGGATGAGATTAGCATTGCAACAAAAGAAGCTTCTGAAGCAATTTCTATTATTGCTCAAATTGCTTTTCAAACCAATATCCTTTCGCTTAATGCAGCAGTAGAAGCAGCAACAGCAGGAGAAGCTGGTAAAGGTTTTGCTGTTGTTGCCCAAGAAGTTAGAAGCCTGGCTAATAAATCAGCAGAAGCTGCAAAAATTATTGATAATTTAATGAATAATCTTACTGCGAAAACAATTGAGGGTAAAAATACTTCACAAAATTTAGTAAATGAGTATGAAGTACTTAATGAAAATATAGATGAAACCTTGCGTTTAATTAAACAAGTTGAAACAGCGTCCCAACAACAAGAAATAGGAATTACACAAATTAATAATGCTGTTTCTCAAATAGATTTATTGACTCAAAAAAATCAAAAAGTAGCTCAGAGTGTAAATGATATATCGTTAAAAAGTTTAAGTTTAGCAAAAGAAACAGTTTTTAATATGGGAGAAGTACAGTTTGAAGGGAAAGAAAAAATTTTTATCTAA
- a CDS encoding AraC family transcriptional regulator — MNNMILKQVNTLYKKDGLHNTFLNNVKIFKTSNSTPRTPLLYDLCLVLVLQGKKIGYLGSETFEYNNKNYLVIPTPLPFECETHATKEEPFICILITIDKKIMYELIDSINTKTNKQNKKCDLGVFSNKVDTNIEDITLRLLKILACNEDAKILGSSVLRELYYRIINGENSCFLHKMFLNTNNEAKISRALRNIHENYNKHLDIPSLAKNEDMSVSSFHTHFKKITSHSPLQYIKHIRLNKAKDFLAQQNYQVNDTAYAVGYESISQFSKDFKLYFSYPPKEAKASFVEYKLF, encoded by the coding sequence ATGAATAATATGATTTTAAAACAAGTAAATACTCTTTATAAAAAAGATGGTTTGCACAATACATTTTTAAACAATGTAAAAATATTTAAAACAAGCAATTCAACACCAAGAACACCTTTACTTTACGATTTATGTTTGGTTTTAGTTTTACAAGGTAAAAAAATTGGTTATTTAGGAAGCGAAACCTTTGAATACAATAATAAAAATTATTTAGTAATTCCAACACCCCTTCCCTTTGAATGTGAAACCCACGCCACAAAAGAAGAGCCTTTTATTTGCATTTTAATTACTATTGATAAAAAAATCATGTATGAACTAATAGACAGCATAAATACAAAAACAAACAAACAAAATAAAAAATGTGACTTAGGTGTATTTTCTAATAAAGTAGATACAAATATTGAAGATATTACCTTAAGACTGCTAAAAATTTTAGCATGTAATGAAGATGCTAAAATACTTGGTTCCTCCGTTTTAAGAGAGCTTTATTACAGAATAATTAATGGAGAAAATTCATGTTTTTTACATAAAATGTTTTTGAATACTAATAATGAAGCGAAAATATCAAGAGCATTAAGAAATATCCATGAAAATTATAATAAACACTTAGATATTCCTTCTTTAGCAAAAAACGAAGACATGAGTGTTTCTTCTTTTCATACACATTTTAAAAAAATAACCTCACATAGCCCTTTGCAATATATTAAACATATACGATTAAACAAAGCAAAAGATTTTCTAGCACAGCAAAACTATCAAGTAAATGATACCGCTTATGCTGTAGGGTATGAAAGTATTTCTCAATTTTCTAAAGACTTTAAACTTTATTTTTCCTATCCACCAAAAGAAGCTAAAGCCTCTTTTGTAGAATACAAATTATTTTAG
- the metE gene encoding 5-methyltetrahydropteroyltriglutamate--homocysteine S-methyltransferase has protein sequence MSKNYLIGFPRIGENRELKRALESYWANKSTYTDVLEVASSLKEKHWKEQNAAGICYIPSNDFSLYDNILDTSILLNVIPKRFENLENEELYFALARGTKEAQACEMTKWFNTNYHYIVPELSKDTNFKLNSKKVVDEFKEAKALGIKTKINLTGIITYLGLSKSVDNEDVYLNVNKVLDLYVELLKELDTLDDNIVIQFDEPLFVKDLDSKVLSLIKPIYDTLSNVSKNIKIVVSTYFEHSNEASKILLTTPIWALSLDFIYGLTNLEILEELKDSNKVLIAGVIDGRNVFKSDFTEKVKLLNTIKTYIKEENLLISTSCSLLHVPYTLDLEDKLNSEVKECLAFAREKLNEIRLLSIICFNKRLNQKDQEEIVKNKAISENRKKSSQINNKDIQKELDSLTLLERVGAYDERIKVQKAFFKYNDLATTTIGSFPQTPEVRASRLAYKRKEISKEEYENDMKQYIKDCIAFQEEVGLEILVHGEPERNDMVEYFGEQLDGFAFSQYAWVQSYGSRCVKPPLIYGDVSRPSAMTVSWSTYAQKQTKKIVKGMLTGPVTILNWSFVRDDIPRSEVSKQIALALSYEVDDLQKAGIKMIQVDEAAFKEGYPLRAKNIKKYESWALESFKLAVSKAQIDTQIHTHMCYSQFNDIITTIEEMDADVITIETSRSGNKLLQIFKEVGYKQEVGPGVYDIHSPRVPSVEEIVKQINLLKEVLPVTQLWINPDCGLKTRKWPEVKQSLKNLVQAVQIVRAQESA, from the coding sequence ATGTCAAAAAACTACTTAATAGGTTTTCCAAGAATTGGAGAAAACAGAGAATTAAAAAGAGCCTTAGAATCATACTGGGCAAATAAAAGCACTTACACTGATGTTTTAGAAGTAGCTTCTTCTTTAAAAGAAAAACACTGGAAAGAACAAAATGCAGCGGGTATTTGTTATATTCCTTCAAATGATTTTTCTTTATACGATAATATTTTAGATACTTCTATTTTATTAAATGTAATACCAAAACGTTTTGAAAACTTAGAAAACGAAGAACTGTATTTTGCACTTGCACGTGGAACTAAAGAAGCGCAAGCTTGTGAAATGACAAAATGGTTTAATACAAACTACCACTATATCGTTCCTGAATTAAGTAAAGATACAAACTTTAAATTAAACAGTAAAAAAGTGGTAGATGAATTTAAAGAAGCAAAAGCTTTAGGAATTAAAACAAAAATTAACCTAACTGGGATTATCACGTATTTAGGTCTTAGTAAAAGTGTTGACAATGAAGATGTTTATTTAAATGTAAATAAAGTGTTAGACTTATATGTAGAATTATTAAAAGAATTAGATACCTTGGATGATAATATAGTTATTCAATTTGATGAACCTTTATTTGTTAAAGATTTGGATTCAAAAGTCTTGTCTTTAATCAAACCTATTTATGATACTTTAAGTAATGTGAGTAAAAATATAAAAATTGTAGTATCAACATATTTTGAGCATTCAAATGAAGCCAGTAAAATTTTATTAACAACTCCTATTTGGGCTTTGTCGCTGGATTTCATTTATGGCCTTACGAACTTAGAAATTTTAGAAGAGTTAAAAGATTCTAATAAGGTTCTAATTGCTGGAGTAATTGATGGAAGAAATGTATTTAAAAGTGATTTTACTGAAAAAGTAAAATTATTAAATACAATAAAAACGTATATCAAAGAAGAAAATTTGCTTATTTCTACTTCTTGTTCTTTATTACACGTACCTTATACACTTGATTTAGAAGATAAATTGAACAGTGAAGTTAAAGAATGTTTGGCTTTCGCAAGGGAGAAATTAAATGAAATCAGATTACTTTCTATTATTTGTTTTAATAAACGCTTAAATCAAAAAGACCAAGAAGAAATTGTTAAGAATAAAGCAATAAGCGAAAACAGAAAAAAATCTTCACAAATTAACAATAAAGATATTCAAAAAGAATTGGATTCTTTAACCTTACTTGAGCGAGTAGGGGCATATGACGAAAGAATTAAAGTACAAAAAGCATTCTTTAAATACAATGATTTAGCAACTACTACTATTGGATCTTTTCCTCAAACTCCTGAAGTAAGAGCAAGCCGTTTAGCGTATAAACGAAAAGAAATATCTAAAGAAGAATATGAAAATGATATGAAACAATATATTAAAGATTGTATCGCTTTTCAAGAAGAAGTTGGTTTAGAGATATTAGTTCATGGAGAGCCTGAGAGAAATGATATGGTTGAATATTTTGGGGAACAATTAGATGGTTTTGCTTTCTCTCAATATGCGTGGGTTCAATCTTATGGGAGTAGATGTGTAAAACCTCCTTTAATTTATGGTGATGTTTCACGTCCTTCTGCTATGACTGTATCTTGGAGTACGTATGCACAAAAACAAACAAAGAAAATTGTAAAAGGAATGTTAACGGGACCTGTTACTATTTTAAATTGGTCTTTTGTAAGAGATGATATTCCAAGAAGCGAAGTATCAAAACAAATTGCTTTGGCTTTAAGTTATGAAGTAGATGATTTACAAAAAGCGGGAATTAAAATGATTCAAGTAGATGAGGCTGCTTTTAAAGAAGGATATCCCTTACGAGCCAAAAACATAAAAAAATATGAGTCGTGGGCACTTGAAAGTTTTAAATTAGCTGTTTCTAAAGCGCAAATAGATACTCAAATCCATACACATATGTGTTACAGTCAATTTAATGATATTATTACTACTATTGAAGAAATGGATGCAGATGTTATTACTATTGAAACTTCACGAAGTGGAAACAAACTCTTGCAAATCTTTAAAGAAGTAGGATATAAACAAGAAGTAGGTCCTGGTGTGTATGATATTCATAGTCCAAGAGTTCCAAGCGTAGAAGAAATTGTAAAACAAATTAATTTACTTAAAGAAGTTCTTCCTGTTACACAATTATGGATTAACCCAGATTGTGGCTTAAAAACCAGAAAATGGCCAGAAGTAAAACAGAGTTTAAAAAACTTAGTTCAAGCAGTGCAAATAGTAAGAGCCCAAGAAAGTGCCTAA
- a CDS encoding iron-containing alcohol dehydrogenase → MEFTYHNPTAIEFGKGQIKAITKYIKKDQKVLLVYGGGSIKNNGVYEQTRSALKEYSVIDFGGIEPNPTVETLNKAVKIIKEQKIDFVLAVGGGSVIDGCKYLIAAALYDGDAWDFLDGSAEVTKALPLGAILTLPATGSESNAASVISKKETNEKRFFHSNFSYPKFAILDASVMSSLSDTQLANGLVDAFIHTCEQYLTLTNTSLLHDGYSQTILKGLRTLAETWDKRRDESWQENLMLLANQALNGFIGTGVAQDWATHMIGHELTAFYGLDHAKSLAVVQPSLLRVMIEDKKDKLALMGKEVFGISDDNEAVIKAIENLYESVGISTKLKTYSIDDKVVSNVISALELHGMTALGENENITLDKSKEILELALA, encoded by the coding sequence ATGGAATTTACGTATCATAACCCAACCGCAATTGAGTTTGGAAAAGGTCAAATTAAAGCTATTACAAAGTACATAAAAAAAGATCAAAAAGTATTACTTGTATATGGAGGTGGATCAATTAAAAACAACGGTGTTTACGAACAAACCAGATCCGCATTAAAAGAGTACAGCGTAATTGATTTTGGTGGAATTGAACCAAATCCTACGGTTGAAACATTAAATAAAGCAGTCAAAATTATAAAAGAACAAAAAATTGATTTTGTATTAGCTGTTGGTGGGGGTTCTGTGATTGATGGCTGTAAATATTTGATAGCAGCTGCTTTATATGATGGTGATGCCTGGGACTTTTTAGATGGAAGTGCCGAAGTTACAAAAGCGCTTCCTTTAGGCGCTATTTTGACTCTGCCTGCAACGGGTAGTGAATCAAATGCTGCTTCCGTAATTTCGAAAAAAGAAACAAATGAAAAAAGATTTTTTCATTCTAATTTTTCATATCCTAAATTTGCCATTTTAGATGCAAGTGTAATGAGCAGTTTAAGTGATACTCAATTAGCAAATGGTTTAGTAGACGCTTTTATTCATACCTGTGAACAATATTTAACGCTTACAAATACTTCCTTATTACATGATGGTTATTCTCAAACTATTTTAAAAGGTCTTCGTACCTTAGCAGAAACGTGGGATAAAAGAAGAGATGAGTCCTGGCAAGAAAACCTAATGCTTTTAGCAAATCAAGCGCTAAATGGTTTTATAGGCACAGGAGTAGCACAAGATTGGGCTACACATATGATAGGACATGAACTTACTGCTTTTTATGGCCTGGATCATGCAAAATCACTTGCAGTTGTACAACCATCTCTTTTAAGAGTAATGATAGAAGATAAAAAAGACAAACTCGCTTTAATGGGAAAAGAAGTTTTTGGCATATCTGATGATAATGAAGCCGTAATTAAAGCGATTGAAAATCTATATGAATCTGTTGGAATTTCTACAAAATTAAAGACTTATTCTATTGATGATAAGGTTGTGTCCAATGTTATAAGTGCTTTAGAACTCCATGGCATGACAGCCCTTGGTGAAAATGAAAACATTACTCTTGATAAAAGTAAAGAAATTTTAGAATTGGCTTTAGCTTAA
- a CDS encoding PAS domain-containing protein, whose protein sequence is MNQEIQLNKDTMIVSETDEKGIILYANDDFCTIAGYSKDELIGQAHNIVRHKDMPKAAFKDLWEHMKAKKVWNGIVKNSTKEGNYYWVNATAYCVRKDNGENRLLSVRVKPTAEEINNAIALYKTLN, encoded by the coding sequence TTGAATCAAGAAATACAATTAAATAAAGATACTATGATTGTCTCTGAAACAGATGAAAAAGGTATTATTCTATATGCAAATGATGACTTTTGTACAATTGCTGGTTATTCAAAAGATGAACTTATTGGCCAAGCGCATAATATTGTTAGACATAAAGATATGCCAAAAGCTGCATTTAAAGATTTATGGGAGCATATGAAAGCAAAAAAAGTTTGGAACGGTATTGTTAAAAATAGTACCAAAGAGGGCAATTATTATTGGGTAAATGCAACCGCATATTGTGTTAGAAAAGACAATGGTGAAAACAGATTACTTTCTGTACGTGTAAAACCTACAGCTGAAGAAATAAACAATGCTATTGCATTATATAAAACATTAAATTAA